In Herbaspirillum sp. WKF16, one genomic interval encodes:
- a CDS encoding efflux RND transporter permease subunit: MGKFFIDRPVFAWVLAIFIMLAGALAITGLPVAQYPSIAPPTIVVTATYPGATAQTLDDSVTSLIEQEMNGADGLQYMESQSQANGQVQITVTFSPATNPDLAAVDVQNRLKRVEARLPAAVTQQGVQVTKSRSNFLLFIGLSSTDGKLDPVALGDYLSRNVLNEIKRVPGVGQAQLFGTERAMRIWIDPNKLIGLNLTPADVTAAITAQNALVAGGTLGALPSPGSQQIAATVVVNGQLTTPEQFGDIILRANANGSAVRMRDVARIEVGGQTYDTSGRLDGKPSSFIGVQLSPTANALGTATAVHKKMEELAKYFPAGVKYTIPYDTSKFVKISIEEVVKTLIEAIVLVFLVMFLFLQNIRYTIIPTVVVPVALLGTFATLLVFGFSINVLTMFGMVLAIGILVDDAIVVVENVERIMSEEGLSPADATRKAMGQISGALIGITLVLIAVFIPMAFFGGAVGAIYRQFSLSMVASMVFSVLMAFTLTPALCATILKPVEKGHHHEKKGFFGWFNRKFNTTAGRYQSLIGRMLGKAGRYMIVYVLIVVCVGLLYARLPASFLPNEDQGYIITNVQLPPGASTARTVEVVKKIEEYYLKDPAVEHAIAVLGFSFSGNGQNAALVFTPLKDWSERTGAQSADAIAGKAFGAFSQIKDAIVFPLNPPPIPELGNATGFTFRLQDRAGLGHAALVQARNQILGMASQSKVLAGVRPEGLEDAPQLQLDIDRDKANALGVPFSAINSVLSTALGSSYVNDFPNQGRQQRVIVQADAQRRLQPEDLTSLYARNSNGGMVPFSAFVSAKWINGPVQLIRYNGYPAMKIAGGAAPGRSTGEAMAEMEGFVSKLPDGFGFEWTGQSLEEKTSGNQAPALYALSLIAVFLVLAALYESTSIPLAVMLVVPLGILGALLGVTLRFMPNDVYFKVGMIAVVGLSAKNAILIIEFAKDLQAQGMGLIEATLEAVHLRFRPIIMTSLAFILGVLPLAIASGAGSASQRAIGTGVMGGMITATVLAVFLVPVFFVVVRKIFKGSERQRKFDADHSPKINVENNNG; the protein is encoded by the coding sequence ATGGGAAAGTTTTTTATTGATCGCCCCGTTTTCGCGTGGGTGTTGGCCATCTTCATCATGCTGGCCGGGGCACTGGCGATCACCGGCTTGCCGGTGGCCCAGTACCCCAGTATCGCGCCGCCGACCATCGTCGTGACGGCAACCTATCCGGGCGCGACCGCGCAGACCCTGGACGATTCGGTGACCAGCCTGATCGAACAGGAAATGAACGGCGCCGACGGCCTGCAGTACATGGAGTCGCAAAGCCAGGCCAACGGCCAGGTGCAGATCACCGTGACCTTCTCGCCGGCCACCAACCCCGACCTGGCGGCCGTGGACGTGCAGAACCGCCTGAAGCGCGTGGAGGCCCGCCTGCCGGCGGCCGTCACGCAGCAGGGCGTGCAGGTGACCAAGTCGCGCTCCAACTTCCTGCTGTTCATCGGCCTGTCCTCCACCGACGGCAAGCTTGATCCGGTGGCGCTGGGCGACTACCTGTCGCGCAACGTCCTCAACGAAATCAAGCGCGTGCCCGGCGTGGGCCAGGCGCAGCTGTTCGGCACCGAACGCGCGATGCGCATCTGGATCGACCCGAACAAGCTGATCGGCCTGAACCTGACCCCGGCCGACGTGACCGCGGCCATCACCGCGCAGAACGCGCTGGTGGCGGGCGGCACCCTGGGCGCGCTGCCCAGTCCCGGCTCGCAGCAGATCGCCGCGACCGTGGTGGTGAACGGCCAGCTGACCACGCCCGAGCAGTTCGGCGACATCATCCTGCGCGCCAATGCGAACGGTTCGGCCGTGCGCATGCGCGACGTGGCCCGCATCGAAGTCGGCGGCCAGACCTACGACACCTCCGGGCGCCTGGACGGCAAGCCCTCCTCCTTCATCGGCGTGCAGCTCTCGCCCACCGCCAACGCGCTGGGCACCGCCACCGCCGTGCACAAGAAGATGGAAGAGCTGGCCAAGTACTTCCCGGCCGGCGTGAAGTACACCATCCCTTACGACACCTCCAAGTTCGTGAAGATCTCGATCGAGGAAGTGGTCAAGACCCTGATCGAGGCGATCGTGCTGGTGTTCCTGGTGATGTTCCTGTTCCTGCAGAACATCCGCTACACCATCATCCCGACGGTGGTGGTGCCGGTGGCCCTGCTGGGCACCTTCGCCACGCTGCTGGTGTTCGGCTTCTCGATCAACGTGCTGACCATGTTCGGCATGGTGCTGGCCATCGGCATCCTGGTCGACGATGCGATCGTGGTGGTGGAAAACGTCGAGCGCATCATGAGCGAGGAAGGCCTCTCGCCGGCCGACGCCACGCGCAAGGCCATGGGCCAGATCTCGGGCGCGCTGATCGGCATCACGCTGGTGCTGATCGCGGTGTTCATCCCGATGGCCTTCTTCGGCGGCGCCGTGGGCGCGATCTATCGCCAGTTCTCGCTGTCGATGGTGGCCTCCATGGTGTTCTCGGTGCTGATGGCCTTCACCCTGACCCCGGCGCTGTGCGCGACCATCCTGAAGCCGGTCGAGAAGGGGCACCATCATGAGAAGAAGGGCTTCTTCGGCTGGTTCAACCGCAAGTTCAACACCACCGCGGGACGCTACCAGAGCCTGATCGGCCGCATGCTGGGCAAGGCCGGCCGCTACATGATCGTGTATGTGTTGATCGTGGTCTGCGTGGGCCTGCTGTACGCTCGCCTGCCGGCCTCCTTCCTGCCCAACGAAGACCAGGGCTACATCATCACCAACGTGCAGCTGCCGCCTGGCGCGAGCACCGCGCGCACGGTGGAAGTGGTGAAGAAGATCGAAGAGTATTACCTCAAGGATCCGGCGGTCGAGCACGCCATCGCGGTGCTGGGCTTCTCGTTCTCGGGTAACGGCCAGAACGCCGCGCTGGTGTTTACGCCGCTCAAGGACTGGTCCGAGCGCACCGGCGCGCAGTCGGCCGACGCCATCGCCGGCAAGGCCTTCGGCGCCTTCTCGCAGATCAAGGATGCGATCGTGTTCCCGCTGAACCCGCCGCCGATCCCTGAACTGGGCAACGCCACCGGCTTCACCTTCCGCCTGCAGGATCGCGCCGGCCTGGGCCACGCGGCCCTGGTGCAGGCCCGCAACCAGATCCTGGGCATGGCCTCGCAGAGCAAGGTGCTGGCCGGCGTGCGTCCGGAAGGCCTGGAAGATGCGCCGCAGCTGCAGCTCGACATCGACCGCGACAAGGCCAACGCCCTGGGCGTGCCGTTCTCGGCGATCAACAGCGTGCTCTCCACGGCCCTGGGTTCGTCGTACGTGAACGACTTCCCCAACCAGGGACGCCAGCAGCGCGTGATCGTGCAGGCTGACGCCCAGCGCCGCCTGCAGCCGGAAGACCTGACCAGCCTGTACGCCCGCAATTCGAACGGCGGCATGGTGCCCTTCTCGGCCTTCGTCAGCGCCAAGTGGATCAACGGCCCGGTGCAGCTGATCCGCTACAACGGTTATCCGGCGATGAAGATCGCCGGCGGCGCGGCGCCCGGCCGCAGCACCGGCGAGGCAATGGCGGAGATGGAAGGTTTCGTGTCCAAGCTGCCCGACGGCTTCGGCTTCGAATGGACCGGCCAGTCGCTGGAAGAAAAGACCTCCGGCAACCAGGCGCCGGCCCTGTACGCGCTGTCGCTGATCGCCGTGTTCCTGGTGCTGGCCGCGCTGTATGAAAGCACCTCGATCCCGCTGGCGGTGATGCTGGTGGTGCCGCTGGGTATCCTCGGCGCGCTGTTGGGCGTGACGCTGCGCTTCATGCCCAACGACGTGTACTTCAAGGTGGGCATGATCGCGGTGGTGGGCCTGTCGGCCAAGAACGCGATCCTGATCATCGAGTTCGCCAAGGACCTGCAGGCGCAAGGCATGGGCCTGATCGAAGCGACGCTGGAAGCGGTGCACCTGCGCTTCCGCCCGATCATCATGACCTCGCTGGCCTTCATCCTCGGCGTGCTGCCGCTGGCCATCGCCTCCGGCGCCGGTTCGGCCAGCCAACGCGCGATCGGCACCGGCGTGATGGGCGGCATGATCACCGCGACTGTGCTGGCGGTGTTCCTGGTGCCGGTCTTCTTCGTGGTGGTGCGCAAGATATTCAAGGGCAGCGAGCGTCAACGCAAGTTCGACGCTGACCATTCGCCCAAGATCAATGTGGAGAACAACAATGGCTAA
- a CDS encoding efflux RND transporter periplasmic adaptor subunit — protein sequence MSSVSRFTRLTMTIAVAAALAACGQKPAAPGAMPPSEVSVVTVAPQRVAITNELPGRVEAFRVAQVRARVAGIVQKRVFKEGSDVKEGQVLFKIDPAQYKATYDSAQATLARAQANLTQAALKAQRYKPLVEANAVSKQEYDDAVAAQKQAEADVASGKAAVQTAGLNLGYATVTSPISGRIGRALVTEGALVGQGSDATQLALVQQLDPVYVNVTQSSADLLKLQQAMASGQLKSVGDNKAAVTLLQENGQAYPLQGKLLFSDITVDEATGSVSLRAEFPNPKRVLLPGTYVRAKIEQAVDEAALLVPQQAVMRDPNGSSVFVVNAENKVEPRPIKTGAARGNSWQILDGLKEGDRVIVEGLQKVKPGAPVKPVAWNQNPAGAPAQGQPGQQAASAQPKAN from the coding sequence ATGAGCTCAGTCAGTCGTTTCACGCGCCTCACCATGACAATCGCAGTTGCTGCCGCCCTGGCCGCCTGCGGACAAAAACCAGCCGCTCCGGGCGCGATGCCGCCGTCTGAGGTCTCCGTCGTCACCGTGGCGCCGCAACGCGTCGCCATCACCAATGAGCTGCCGGGCCGGGTCGAGGCCTTCCGTGTGGCGCAGGTGCGCGCCCGCGTGGCCGGCATCGTGCAAAAGCGCGTCTTCAAGGAAGGCAGCGACGTCAAGGAAGGCCAGGTCCTCTTCAAGATCGACCCGGCGCAATATAAGGCCACCTACGACAGCGCCCAGGCCACGCTGGCGCGCGCCCAGGCCAACCTGACCCAGGCCGCGCTCAAGGCGCAGCGCTACAAGCCGCTGGTGGAGGCCAACGCCGTCTCCAAGCAGGAATACGACGACGCCGTCGCCGCGCAGAAGCAGGCCGAAGCCGACGTCGCCTCGGGCAAGGCCGCGGTGCAGACCGCCGGCCTGAACCTGGGCTATGCGACCGTGACTTCGCCCATCTCCGGCCGCATCGGCCGCGCGCTGGTGACCGAAGGCGCGCTGGTCGGCCAGGGCAGCGACGCCACCCAGCTGGCGCTGGTGCAGCAGCTCGACCCGGTCTACGTCAACGTGACCCAGTCCAGCGCCGACCTGTTGAAGCTGCAGCAGGCCATGGCCAGCGGCCAGTTGAAGAGCGTGGGCGACAACAAGGCGGCGGTGACGCTGCTGCAGGAAAACGGCCAGGCCTATCCGCTGCAGGGCAAGCTGCTGTTCTCCGACATCACGGTGGATGAAGCCACCGGTTCGGTCTCGCTGCGCGCCGAATTCCCCAACCCCAAGCGCGTGCTGCTGCCGGGCACCTACGTGCGCGCCAAGATCGAACAGGCGGTCGACGAGGCCGCCCTGCTGGTGCCGCAACAAGCCGTGATGCGCGACCCCAACGGCTCGTCCGTGTTCGTGGTCAACGCCGAGAACAAGGTGGAGCCACGTCCGATCAAGACCGGCGCCGCGCGCGGCAACAGCTGGCAGATCCTGGACGGCTTGAAGGAAGGCGACCGCGTGATCGTGGAAGGACTGCAAAAGGTCAAGCCGGGCGCCCCGGTCAAGCCTGTGGCGTGGAACCAGAATCCCGCGGGCGCTCCCGCGCAAGGCCAACCGGGCCAGCAAGCTGCGAGCGCCCAACCGAAAGCTAACTAA
- a CDS encoding TetR family transcriptional regulator — translation MARSTKEEALETRSRILDAAEQVFHERGVSQTSLADVAKAADVTRGAIYWHFKNKSDLFDAMCERVRLPMEAVLEENASPQQEDPLGQFLRSGVYVLTLAATDERCRRVFDIIFNKCEFADHDDPILVRQRECHVDGMLRLEQILGNAIARGQLPASLNIRVACLMAHSTFSGLLTDWFFAPDSFDLVADGERILAASLHALKTAPSLQKDADGKTPSV, via the coding sequence ATGGCCCGCTCAACCAAGGAAGAAGCGCTCGAGACGCGCTCCCGCATCCTCGACGCCGCCGAGCAGGTGTTCCACGAGCGCGGCGTCTCGCAGACCTCGCTGGCCGACGTGGCCAAGGCCGCCGACGTCACGCGCGGCGCCATCTACTGGCACTTCAAGAACAAGTCCGACCTGTTCGACGCCATGTGCGAGCGCGTGCGGCTGCCGATGGAAGCGGTGCTGGAAGAGAACGCCAGCCCGCAGCAGGAAGACCCGTTGGGTCAGTTCCTGCGCAGCGGCGTCTACGTGCTGACCCTGGCCGCCACCGACGAGCGCTGCCGCCGGGTGTTCGACATCATCTTCAACAAGTGCGAATTCGCCGATCACGACGACCCGATCCTGGTGCGCCAGCGCGAATGCCATGTCGACGGCATGCTGCGCCTGGAGCAGATCCTCGGCAACGCCATCGCGCGCGGCCAGTTGCCGGCCTCGCTCAACATCCGCGTGGCCTGCCTGATGGCGCACTCCACCTTCAGCGGCCTGCTGACGGACTGGTTCTTCGCGCCCGACAGCTTCGACCTGGTGGCCGACGGCGAGCGCATCCTGGCCGCCTCGCTGCATGCCTTGAAGACGGCCCCATCGCTGCAGAAGGACGCCGACGGCAAGACGCCCTCGGTCTGA
- a CDS encoding TolC family outer membrane protein, with amino-acid sequence MRSALIVSLLAALATPAAGAADLLQVYQLALANDPVYTSARYALAAGREKDTQGRAGLLPAISVGGSYTRSDQNFDSTNNSYALQLTQPLLRLANWETYKQGKLSVASSEAQFAQAQQDLILRCAQAYFDVLAAQDALSFLAAQKIAISEQLASAKRNFEIGTSTITDTNEAQARYDLANAQEIAAQNDLEVALSKLQQIIGQAPAPLSVLRPGVKLSAPQPAQIDTWIASAQADNYAVVGQQVALEIAQSEIKRNRAGHAPTVDLVAGRNFTDQTSVRSPYLNLRGYSNSVGVQWNIPLFSGFATGSKVDEAIALADKARSDLENARRTAVLNARQSYLGVVNGLSQVKAYEAAEVSSQSSLDSNKLGYQVGVRINIDVLNAQQQLYSTRRDLARARYDTLMNGLKLKAAAGALREDDLAQVNALLGGPQQ; translated from the coding sequence ATGCGTTCCGCCCTGATCGTCTCCCTGCTTGCCGCCCTGGCCACGCCGGCCGCCGGCGCCGCCGACCTGCTGCAGGTCTACCAGCTGGCGCTGGCCAACGACCCGGTCTACACCAGCGCGCGCTATGCGCTGGCCGCCGGCCGCGAGAAGGACACCCAGGGCCGCGCCGGCCTGCTGCCCGCCATCAGCGTCGGCGGCAGCTACACCCGCTCGGACCAGAACTTCGACAGCACCAACAACAGCTACGCGCTGCAGCTGACGCAGCCGCTCTTGCGCCTGGCCAACTGGGAGACCTACAAGCAGGGCAAGCTGTCGGTAGCCTCCAGCGAAGCGCAGTTCGCGCAGGCCCAGCAAGACCTGATATTGCGCTGCGCGCAGGCGTATTTCGACGTGCTGGCGGCGCAGGATGCGCTGTCCTTCCTGGCGGCGCAGAAGATCGCCATCAGCGAGCAGCTGGCCTCGGCCAAGCGTAACTTCGAGATCGGCACCTCCACCATCACTGACACCAACGAGGCCCAGGCGCGCTACGACCTTGCCAATGCGCAGGAGATCGCCGCGCAGAACGACCTGGAGGTCGCGCTTTCCAAGCTGCAGCAGATCATCGGCCAGGCGCCCGCGCCGCTGTCGGTGCTGCGCCCGGGCGTGAAGCTCTCGGCGCCGCAGCCGGCGCAGATCGACACCTGGATCGCCAGCGCCCAGGCCGACAACTACGCGGTGGTGGGCCAGCAGGTGGCGCTGGAGATCGCGCAAAGCGAGATCAAGCGCAACCGCGCCGGGCACGCGCCCACGGTCGACCTGGTTGCCGGGCGCAACTTTACCGACCAGACCAGCGTGCGCTCGCCCTACCTGAACCTGCGCGGCTACAGCAACTCGGTCGGCGTGCAGTGGAACATCCCGCTGTTCTCAGGCTTCGCCACCGGCAGCAAGGTGGACGAGGCGATCGCGCTGGCCGACAAGGCCCGCTCGGATCTGGAGAACGCGCGCCGCACGGCGGTGCTCAACGCGCGCCAGTCCTACCTGGGCGTGGTCAACGGCTTGTCGCAGGTGAAGGCGTATGAGGCGGCCGAAGTGTCGAGCCAGTCCTCGCTGGACTCCAACAAGCTGGGCTACCAGGTCGGCGTGCGCATCAATATCGACGTGCTCAACGCCCAGCAGCAGCTGTACTCGACGCGGCGCGACCTGGCCCGAGCGCGCTATGACACGCTGATGAACGGATTGAAGCTCAAGGCCGCGGCCGGCGCGCTGCGCGAGGACGACCTGGCGCAGGTCAACGCCCTCCTGGGCGGGCCGCAGCAATAA
- a CDS encoding rhodanese-like domain-containing protein, translating to MEHITAPDLAAWIADPDRPTPLLLDVREPWEHQTCNIAGSQLVPMNTVPGRFSELDEEQTVVCICHHGGRSMQVAAFLERQGFTKVINLTGGVHAWANQVDPSMPTY from the coding sequence ATGGAGCACATCACCGCCCCGGACCTGGCAGCGTGGATCGCCGATCCCGACCGCCCTACTCCCCTGCTGCTGGATGTGCGCGAACCCTGGGAACACCAAACCTGCAACATCGCCGGCTCGCAGCTGGTGCCGATGAACACGGTTCCCGGGCGCTTCTCCGAGCTCGATGAAGAGCAGACCGTGGTCTGCATCTGCCACCATGGCGGACGCAGCATGCAGGTGGCGGCGTTCCTCGAACGCCAGGGCTTCACCAAGGTGATCAACCTGACCGGCGGGGTGCACGCCTGGGCCAACCAGGTCGATCCGTCCATGCCGACCTACTGA
- a CDS encoding protein-L-isoaspartate O-methyltransferase family protein: MNIEQARFNMIEQQIRPWNVLAQDILDLLTVVKREEFVPAAHRSLAFFDTEIPLPGGENMLAPKIEARIAQEANVKKHEVVLEIGAGSGYMAALLAHKARHVTTVDISPELKSLAEQNLSDYGVANVDVQLGNGAQGWTGADGKAAEYDVIVISGSLPVLPEAFGKQLKIGGRLLAIVGSLPVMQLKLITRTSEQAFETVNIVETAATPLHAATTPSHFTF; this comes from the coding sequence ATGAATATCGAACAAGCCCGTTTCAACATGATCGAACAGCAAATCCGCCCCTGGAACGTGCTGGCGCAGGACATTCTGGACCTGCTGACGGTCGTCAAGCGCGAGGAATTCGTTCCCGCCGCGCACCGCAGCCTGGCCTTCTTCGACACCGAGATCCCGCTGCCGGGCGGCGAAAACATGCTGGCGCCGAAGATCGAGGCCCGCATCGCGCAGGAAGCCAACGTCAAGAAGCACGAGGTGGTGCTGGAAATCGGCGCCGGCTCGGGCTACATGGCGGCGTTGCTGGCGCACAAGGCGCGCCACGTGACGACCGTCGATATCTCGCCGGAACTCAAGAGCCTGGCCGAGCAGAACCTGTCGGACTACGGCGTGGCCAACGTCGACGTGCAGCTGGGCAACGGCGCGCAGGGCTGGACCGGCGCCGACGGCAAGGCTGCCGAATACGACGTGATCGTGATCTCCGGTTCGCTGCCGGTGCTGCCGGAAGCCTTCGGCAAGCAGCTCAAGATCGGCGGCCGCCTGCTGGCCATCGTCGGCTCCCTGCCGGTGATGCAGCTCAAGCTCATCACCCGCACCTCGGAGCAGGCCTTCGAGACCGTCAACATCGTCGAAACCGCGGCCACTCCGCTGCATGCGGCGACCACGCCGTCCCACTTCACTTTCTAG
- a CDS encoding efflux RND transporter permease subunit: MWFTRISIGNPVLATMMMMAFVVLGLFSYQRMRVDQFPDITFPVVVVQTSYPGASPENVESDVTRKIEESVNTINGIDTLMSHSYEGLSVVIVQFDLTVDPALAAQDVREKVALVKAAFRKEVDEPRITRFDPADQPIFSISVSNAPGAKPRTLRELTTIADQVIKKRLENVRGVGSVTLVGGVKREVNIYVKPAEMEALGVGVNQIIDAVRNENQELPTGAIRTLDAEKTVQVQGRLKNPEDFRRIIVARRGGQPVTLEQVANVVDGQEEQETLALYNGRRTLALDILKAQGQNTIDVADGLKRAMADMGPSFEKLYPGVTLEIVKDGSRQIRTGVENVRRTLIEGALLTVAIVFLFLNSWRSTVITGLTLPVALIGTFLFMYMFGFTINMITLMALSLCVGLLIDDAIVVRENIVRHAGMKVHGKFKSHRMAALEGTQEIGLAVLATTFSIVAVFLPVGFMGGIIGRFFHQFGVTVAAAVLISMFVSFTLDPMLSSIWPDPDAHGEHGRKAGWYDKSIGRVLHAFDRLVQWLSARYQEMLRWSLRHRVATLLIALATFFGGLALPAAGLIGSEFVPQADYSETGVTFFTPVGSSLELTESKVRQVEAVLRQFPEITDIYSTVNTGNAQGKNYATVFVRLKPRSQRSLTTGQMAPLLREKLSRVAGISITHVGTLDGVGGDNKQIRFSLLGPDLQQLARLSEQVEAQMRRMNGVVDLDSSLKAQKPTISIEPRRDIGSDLGIGVAQLGNALSPLLAGEAASSWRGPDDENYDVNVRLSLKDRNTVDDLSRLMLASTLTNSDGSPRMVPLRQVAEIRHTLGANQINRRDLNREVELSANAQGRSAGQINAEIKTMLDNIHWPPGYRYQIGGSTKSMNESFGYAVGALALAIVFIYMILASQFASFLQPIAIMSSLPLTLIGVFLALMFFRSTLNMFSIIGFIMLMGLVTKNAILLVDFANQARREGMERGAALLEAAHVRLRPILMTTLAMVFGMVPLAFGVAEGSEQRAPMGQAVIGGIITSSLLTLVVVPVAYTYLDDLGAWVKRKWFGRGADQADEGTRHEG; the protein is encoded by the coding sequence ATGTGGTTCACGCGCATCTCGATCGGCAACCCGGTCCTGGCCACCATGATGATGATGGCCTTCGTGGTGCTGGGCCTGTTCTCCTACCAGCGCATGCGGGTCGACCAGTTCCCCGACATCACCTTCCCGGTGGTGGTGGTGCAGACCAGCTACCCCGGCGCCTCGCCCGAGAACGTCGAGTCCGACGTCACCCGCAAGATCGAGGAGTCGGTCAACACCATCAACGGCATCGATACGCTGATGTCGCACTCCTACGAAGGCCTGTCGGTGGTGATCGTGCAGTTCGACCTGACCGTCGACCCGGCGCTGGCCGCGCAGGACGTGCGCGAGAAGGTCGCGCTGGTGAAGGCGGCGTTCCGCAAGGAGGTGGATGAGCCGCGCATCACCCGCTTCGACCCGGCCGACCAGCCGATCTTCTCGATCTCGGTTTCCAACGCGCCCGGCGCCAAGCCGCGCACCTTGCGCGAGCTGACCACCATCGCCGACCAGGTCATCAAGAAGCGCCTGGAAAACGTGCGCGGCGTGGGCTCGGTGACGCTGGTGGGCGGCGTCAAGCGCGAGGTCAACATCTACGTCAAGCCGGCCGAGATGGAAGCGCTGGGCGTAGGCGTGAACCAGATCATCGATGCCGTCAGGAACGAGAACCAGGAGCTGCCCACCGGCGCCATCCGCACGCTGGACGCGGAAAAGACGGTGCAGGTGCAGGGCCGGCTGAAGAATCCGGAAGACTTCAGGCGCATCATCGTGGCGCGCCGCGGCGGCCAGCCGGTGACGCTGGAGCAGGTCGCCAACGTGGTCGACGGCCAGGAGGAGCAGGAGACGCTGGCGCTCTACAACGGCCGCCGCACGCTGGCGCTGGACATCCTCAAGGCCCAGGGCCAGAACACCATCGACGTGGCCGACGGCTTGAAGCGCGCCATGGCCGACATGGGGCCCAGCTTCGAGAAGCTCTATCCGGGCGTGACGCTGGAGATCGTCAAGGACGGCTCGCGCCAGATCCGCACCGGGGTCGAGAACGTGCGGCGCACGCTGATCGAGGGCGCGCTGCTGACGGTGGCCATCGTGTTCCTGTTCCTGAACTCCTGGCGCTCCACCGTGATCACCGGCCTGACGCTGCCGGTGGCGCTGATCGGCACCTTCCTGTTCATGTACATGTTCGGCTTCACCATCAACATGATCACGCTGATGGCGCTGTCGCTGTGCGTGGGGCTGCTGATCGACGACGCCATCGTGGTACGGGAGAACATCGTGCGCCATGCCGGCATGAAGGTGCACGGCAAGTTCAAGTCGCACCGCATGGCGGCGCTGGAGGGCACGCAGGAAATCGGCCTGGCGGTGCTGGCGACGACCTTCTCCATCGTCGCGGTGTTCCTGCCGGTGGGCTTCATGGGCGGCATCATCGGCCGCTTCTTCCACCAGTTCGGCGTGACGGTGGCCGCGGCGGTGCTGATCTCGATGTTCGTGTCCTTCACGCTGGACCCGATGCTGTCCTCGATCTGGCCCGATCCGGATGCCCACGGCGAGCACGGCAGGAAGGCCGGCTGGTACGACAAGAGCATCGGCCGCGTGCTGCATGCCTTCGACCGCCTGGTGCAATGGCTGTCGGCGCGCTACCAGGAAATGCTGCGCTGGTCGCTCAGGCACCGCGTGGCGACATTGCTGATCGCGCTGGCCACGTTCTTCGGCGGCTTGGCGCTGCCGGCCGCCGGCCTGATCGGCTCGGAGTTCGTGCCGCAGGCGGACTATTCGGAAACCGGGGTCACCTTCTTCACCCCGGTCGGCTCCTCGCTGGAGCTGACCGAGAGCAAGGTGCGCCAGGTCGAGGCCGTGCTGCGCCAGTTCCCCGAGATCACCGACATCTACAGCACGGTCAACACCGGCAACGCCCAGGGCAAGAACTACGCGACCGTGTTCGTGCGCCTGAAGCCGCGCAGCCAACGCAGCCTGACCACCGGCCAGATGGCGCCGCTGCTGCGCGAGAAGCTCTCGCGCGTGGCCGGCATCAGCATCACCCACGTGGGCACGCTGGACGGCGTGGGCGGCGACAACAAGCAGATCCGCTTCAGCCTGCTCGGCCCCGACCTGCAGCAGCTGGCGCGCCTGTCCGAGCAGGTGGAAGCGCAGATGCGCAGGATGAATGGCGTGGTCGACCTCGACTCCAGCCTGAAGGCGCAAAAGCCCACCATCTCGATCGAGCCGCGGCGCGACATCGGTTCCGACCTGGGCATCGGCGTGGCGCAGCTGGGCAATGCGCTCTCGCCGCTGCTGGCGGGCGAGGCGGCCAGCAGCTGGCGCGGGCCGGATGACGAGAATTACGACGTCAACGTGCGCCTGTCGCTGAAGGACCGCAACACCGTGGACGACCTCTCGCGCCTGATGCTGGCCAGCACGCTGACCAACTCGGACGGCTCGCCGCGCATGGTGCCGCTGCGCCAGGTGGCCGAGATCAGGCACACGCTGGGCGCCAACCAGATCAACCGGCGCGACCTGAACCGCGAGGTCGAGCTCTCGGCCAACGCGCAGGGCCGCTCGGCGGGACAGATCAACGCCGAGATCAAGACCATGCTGGACAACATCCACTGGCCGCCGGGCTACCGCTACCAGATCGGCGGCTCGACCAAGAGCATGAACGAGTCCTTCGGCTACGCGGTGGGCGCGCTGGCGCTGGCCATCGTGTTCATCTACATGATCCTGGCCTCGCAGTTCGCCAGCTTCCTGCAGCCGATCGCGATCATGTCCTCGCTGCCGCTGACGCTGATCGGCGTGTTCCTGGCGCTGATGTTCTTCCGCTCCACGCTCAACATGTTCTCCATCATCGGCTTCATCATGCTGATGGGCCTGGTGACCAAGAACGCGATCCTGCTGGTGGACTTCGCCAACCAGGCGCGCCGCGAAGGCATGGAGCGGGGCGCCGCGCTGCTGGAGGCTGCCCACGTGCGCCTGCGCCCGATCCTGATGACCACGCTGGCCATGGTGTTCGGCATGGTGCCGCTGGCCTTCGGCGTGGCCGAGGGTTCCGAGCAGCGCGCCCCGATGGGCCAGGCGGTGATCGGCGGCATCATCACCTCCTCGCTGCTCACGCTGGTGGTGGTGCCGGTGGCCTATACCTACCTGGACGACCTGGGCGCCTGGGTCAAGCGCAAGTGGTTCGGCCGGGGCGCGGACCAGGCCGACGAGGGGACGCGGCATGAAGGCTGA